From the Thermodesulfobacteriota bacterium genome, the window AAACTATTCACCCCAATTACCCTTAAGGATATAGAGGTCAAAAACCGCATAATTATGGCGCCCATGTGCCAGTATTCCGCGGACTCTGACGGCACGGTGAAAGACTGGCACCTTATCCATTACACAACGAGGGCCGCGGGCGGGGTAGAACTCGATGACACGATAAAGATGGTAACACTTTTAAAAGATAGGGTGTGTACCTCTGGCATGTCTCATCAGGAGGTATTGTCCCCATGGAGATGCATACGGGACAGCCGGGCTATCAGGTCCCTTACTCTTAAGAGATAAGAACAATGCTCGGTGTAAAAACCGCGGCAGTGGGGCTCGTAACGGCCCCGGAGCTTGCTGACGAGGTCATAGCAAAGGAGCGTGCAGACATGGTGGCGCTCGGCAGGGAACTTCTAAGAAACCCCTACTGGCCGCTCCTGGCTGCAAAAAAAGTTGGCGTGGACCTGGCCTGGCCGAAACAGTATGAACGTGCGAAGATGTAAATCAGCTTGAAATGGTCTTGGGTTAAAGACGGGCTTGCAAGGTCATACCAATGAACCCCCGGCGGGTCCAAAAGGACAAAAAGATGGAGGCGGCGAGCGGATTCGAACCGCTGAATGGCAGTTTTGCAGACTGCTCCCTTAACCACTTGGGTACGCCGCCGGGATTATGGAAAAAATATGTTCGGGACGAAATGTTCTCTGGAAGTCGGCTCCAAACGACGTCTTGCGCGCAAAACGTCGTCGACAAAACGCATCGCCGGAAGTTCAGATACCTACGGTGCCCGCCATCTCCGAGTAGCGGGGCGCGCCTCTCCATGAATCTTCGGTGGGGAAGTAGTCCTTGAGCCTCGTCCCTTCCACCAGGAAGGTTATCTTCTGCTCCTTCAAGCCCCAGACCTTCATCTTCGCGTTCCTGTCGGTGATGTTGACCAGGTAGAGAACCCTTACGGTATAGCGCCTCTTGCTGCCCCCCATGGCCTCGAAGTCGTGGAGGTCCTTACCGACGAGTTCGCGCTCTATCCTGACATTATTCACGAGGTCGACTTCCAGGGCGTGATCCTTGAACCACCTCTCTATCCAGGGGTTTATGAGGTTCTTATAGACCTCGGCATTGCCCGGACCGGCGTCCTCCGCAAAGGCCCTCGACTGGAAGGAAACCATTAGGACCGCCAGAAGGACGACAAACGACAGTTTTCTTATTCCGGATAACATCAGTTCTAATTATAGAGCAATCCAGCTTTCATGTCAAGAGGGTCCAAATCGCTCACGCACGGCACGTTACGTTAGCGGGACGGGGGGGGTGGCGTGGCCTCCGGCCCCCCGCCCTTCCCTCCCCAGATCCCGAGCCCCCTGCTCCTGGCCTCCCTCTGGTAGCCGCTATATTCCTTTTCCTTCTTTAGCCCGCACGGCGGTATGGTAAGGGTCCTGGCAAGTCCCTCCCTCAGGAGGACCTCCTCGACCTGCACCCCGCCTGCGTAGACCCACCCGAGGAGCCTTCCGTACTTGTCCCTCGGCTCCTCGCCGCACACCACGAGCCTTACCCGCCCCCCCCCTCCCCCCCCTCCCCCCGCTCCCCCCAGCACCAGCGCCCTGTTCCTTTCCGTGGCCTCGCGATAGAAGGGCTCGCCCCTCTCGGGGGTGTCTATACCGACGTATCTCACCCGCTCCCCGCCGTAGACCGCTATAGTATCGCCGTCTATGACCTTCTTGACGCTGTAGTGCCAGACGTTCTCTTCGACCTGGACGGGTCTTCGCTGCACGGCTATGTAGGATACGTAAAGCAGAAGGAGGACGGACGTTACTATGAGGACGGGGAGCTTTCTTCTCTTTTCCATCGGGGCAGGGCTCGCGCGGCGGCCGTTACCACTTCTCCCTCAGTTCGCGGAGCTGCTTCTGGAGGGCCTTGAGATCTTCTTTCAGCTTCTCACGGTCGGGGCTCTCCTCCGAGAGGTCGTCAATCGCGTCGGCGATGGCGATGGAGGCGTCGCTGCTCATTTTATTATAGTCGGAACTCATCGCCTCGAAGTCCTCTATGAGGTCGTTCACGTGCTCGATGAAGATCCTGACCTGGCTGTCGTCGTTCGTCCTGAGCGAAAGTCTCCTGTCCAGTTCCCCGGCCTTGATGAGCTTCATCTCGTATTCGAGCCTTTTAAAGGGGCCCACGAGCCTGTGGGAGAAGACTATGGAGAGGAACGCCACGAGCGCTACGTAGCCGAGAATGAGGAATATGCCGAGCGCCGGCGTCTTTACATCGAGGTACTCGGTCAGGGCGGCGGAGACGGACTGGAGGAAGATCCCTCCCAGCAGCGCAACAACCACCAGAAAGGCGATGGTGAGCTGCAACTCCCGCGCTACGAAGTACTTCTGCCTTATTATGCTAGGTCTCCCCTTGTCGGGGCTGTCGTTATCCATATTCATACGATGAGAGTAGCCTGTAAGATGTACACAACCGACTTTATATAGTGTAATATTCTTTGCGCCGCTTTGTCAAGGGTGCTACCGCACGGTTAACGCGTATGCGGCCCTTTGCAACATTAAGGCCCAATAATCCCGGACGGTGCTATAGAATCTGAAACACCCTCAATGATGCCGCACGGTTAACGCCATATGCGGCCCAATTACAACCTTCATGCCATACGCCCTTGACGGTGGAGCAGAAATTGAAACAGCCTCAATGATGCCCCCTTTACTACATTTAAAGATGCCCAAAGATAAATAACTTACTTATGCCCATTTAAAAATATTCAGGGTGCTGGAGCACAGGCGACGGTGTATGCGTAAAGCATCTGCAACGAGGGTCGAAATGACTACCACTTACCGGTAATCGCCCCACCGCAGGTGGTGGAAATGGCTTGACTACCCGCCCTATGGAACTTAAGATATGAAGATACGTTTTAAGCTGGAAAGTACCACAGACACCAAGGAGGCTTATGAAGGACAGGATAATAAAGATCGACAAGGGTAAAGAGGGGGTGGCGTTGCCCGGGGAGTACCTGAGGCAACTTGAGCTCATCCCCGGGGCCGAGGTCGAGCTGGTGCTGGACAAGAAGAGGAAGTGGATAGTAATACGGCCGCTCCACGGGGAGGACTTCGTGGAACACTTCAGGGACTCGATGGAATCGATGGCATGAAGATATACCGGCTGCCCAAGTTAACGGAGGCGAACCAGGGGGGGGAGTATCTTCTCGGCCACGACGAGCTCGGCAGCCGCGCGGTATACCTCGCCTACGGAAGGCTCAGGCCCGGCGAGACGGGCAGACGCGTATCGCCCGGGGAGGGCTGCGAGGAGATAGTCTACGTGGTGAAGGGAAGGCTCCGGATCAGCGGCTCGTGCGGCGGGTCATCCGTGGGCGTAGGTGTTGGCGTGGGCGAGGGCGAGGCGTTTCACGTAAGCTCGAAGGACTCCCTCACGCTCGACAACCCGGACGGGAACAAAGAGGCCGTCTTCGTGGCGGCGGGAGGGCGTATACCCTCCCCCCCCTCCCCCGCCGTAGAGACGGATACCGCGGCCCCTCAATGCACGGAGCCCGTTACCTCAACTCCCCCCGCCCCCTCCCCCGTACCCCCGGAGGCCCCGGAGGAGTAGCTCAGTACTTAATGTCTCTGGTATCCCCGACCGGCCTCTTGAAGGTGTAGGCAAGGGGCTCGGAGACCAATTTCTTCCCGGCCATCTTCACGCTCTTCGTCGGTATGGTGAACGGGAGCGACACAATGAAAAGGCCCGTCCCGAAGACCGAGGCCACGATACCCAGCGGCCTTACGAGCAGCACGTCGAATATCATCGCCTCGCCCGAGGGCTCCCTGTTTATCTCACCGGCCAGGGCCGGAGACACGCTCGAAAGGACGAGCAGCGCCGAGAATACTATCGCTATTATCCTCTTCATCTTCCTACCTCCTTTGTTCGGGTAAACCCGGTTCACGCACCTTCCATTATCTCCACGACACTCTCTTCCCGGCCTATGGCCATTATGTGCGCGCCGTGGCAGAACTCTTTCAACTCGCTTAGTTGCCGGGAGGCTATCTCGCAGCCCTTACGGAGCTGGTCCGGTGCGGCCTCGAGCTCTTCTATAAGGCCGGGCGGCACCTTGACCCCCTGTACGTTCTCGTTCAAGTAGCGGGCCATCTTGGCGGACTTAAGGAGCAGTATGCCGCCTAAAACCTTTGCGCCCAGCTTCTCCGCCTCATCGAAGAAGCTCTTGAAGGCGTCCATATCGAATATGGCCTGGGTCTGGAAGAATTTGGCTCCGGCCGCGACCTTTTTCCGGAACTTGAGCCCTTCGGGCCCAAACGGCTCGGCCTCGGGAGCTACGACCGCCCCCGTGAAAAATCCCGTCCCGCCGCGGAGTTCCCTGTCCTTCAGGTTTTTTCCGCTATTGAGCCTCCCTATAGTATATACCATTTGTACGCTATCCATGTCAAATACGGCCTTGGCCTCCCGGTGGTCGCCGAAGGAGACGTGGTCTCCGGTGAGCGCCAGGACGTTCCTCACCCCCAGGACCCAGGCGCCCAGGAGGTCGGATTGGATGGCGAGCCGGTTCCGGTCCCGGCAGGTCATCTGGAAGACCGGCTCGATATCCTCCTTTATAAGAAGCGCGGAGCATGCGAGGCTCGACAGCCTCATCACGGCCCGCTGGTTGTCGGTGACGTTGGCCGCGACTATTCTGTCCTTGAGGAGCCGCGCCTTGTCGAGGAACCCCTTGACGTCGGTCCCCCTTGGGGGGCATATCTCCGCGGTTACGACGAACTCCCCGCTATCGAGTGCTCGCTTAAGCCGACTTTCGTTTTCCATCTAAAACCTCATATTAAAGAGCGGCAGGTGGAGTTCCGGTACGGGGAGTTCCGGCCCCCCCACGCCCTCCGCTCGCCCTATATCCCCATCGTAGACGTCCGCATAGGCGACCGTATCCCCGGCCGGGTTGCCTTTCGACGAACTTCTCGAAAACGCCAGCCGCCAGGCCAGGTAGGCCCCGCCTATGATGAGCGAGCCGCCTATGGTAACCGTTACGGTCGTCCTCGACCTCGCCTCGCAGAGCGCCGGGAGGCAGAGGAGGCCGGCCGAGAGGAGTACCATGGCAGCCCACCTCGTTGTCTTTCCAATAGTCATCCGCGCACGCCAAGGGACGCGATTACGGACTCGAATACCCCCCTGCCGTCCGTGGAGCCTAGTTCCGCCTCGCTCGCCCTCTCGGGGTGCGGCATCATGCCCATGACGTTCCCGGCCTCGTTTATGATCCCGGCTATGTTGCCGAGCGCGCCGTTGGGGTTCGCCTCGGGCACGACACGGCCGTCCGGGGTGGAGTATCTGAAGACGACCTGACCGTTCTTCTCCAACCTTTCCAGCGTCTCGTCGTCGGCGAAGTAGTTGCCGTCCGCGTGGGCTATGGGGATCCGGACCACCTGTCCCTCTTTATACGCTCCGGTAAAGGGGGTCGAGTCGTTCTCCACCCTGAGGCTCACGTATTCGCATATGAACTTGAGCCCTCTGTTCCTCATGAGCGCGCCGGGCAGGAGCCCCGTTTCGGTAAGTATCTGAAAGCCGTTGCATATCCCGACCACGTACCCCCCCCTGTCGGCGAAGCTCTTCACCTCTTCCATAATCGGAGAGTACTCGGCTATGGAGCCGGGCCTCAGGTAGTCGCCGTAGGAGAAGCCGCCGGGCAGGATAAGGCAGTCGAACTTCCCGAGCTCCCGCGTTTTGTGCCAGACGTACTCGGCCTCCTGGCCCATGACGTGCTTCGCCGCGTGGTAGCAGTCGTGGTCGCAGTTGGAGCCGGGGAAGACCACTATCCCGAACCTCACTTACCTCCCCCTCCATCCACGATCTCTATCCTGAAGTCCTCTATGACCGTATTGGCCAGGAGCTTTTCGCACATATCCCTGAGCCTCGTCTCGGCCTCTTCGGCGGAGGCACAATCGAGCTCCACCTCCATGAACTTGCCTATCCGGAGCTCCTTTACCTCGCCGAACTCCATGGACTTCAAGGCCCCCACGACGGCCTTCCCCTGCGGGTCGAGCACTCCGGACTTAAGGGTGATATATACGTTCGCTTTCATTGCCACTCTGCTCCATGAGCCTGTTTATCTTGTGCTGGAGGTAGAAGACGGTAAAGAGTATCGTCCATACCCAGGAGATATGGAGCTCGCCGCCGGTGTGGTCGACGAGCGCCGACCTCAACTTAAAGCACTGTACTATCATGGTCACCTGTACGGCTATCCCGAGCAGGTCGGAGGCCATGAGGATGTTCTCCGTCGACAGGGACTCAGCCGGCTCGCCGGAGGCCGCAACGAAGAGGACCAGCCCTATATTGACTATGGACCCGGCGATTATGAAGCCGAAGGGCTCCTCGCCGATCTTCACTTCCGAGCGGAGGTTGTTTATCGCCTCGAGCCTTTTCAGGAACCACACGGCCGAGTATATGCCGAAGGTGAAGAGCGAAAAGAAGACGAGCTGCACCACGGCCATCTCGCCGAGCGCGGCTATGCCCCCATCACCCCCCTCCCCACCCTCCGACGCCGCGCGCTCCCCGCGTGCCCCGTGAGCCCCGTGCGGAAGCTCGTTCCCGCAGAGGCTGCAGTAGCGCGCCGCGTCGTCGTTATTTCCTTTACACCTGGGACAGCGCAATATCTCCTCCTTATATGGCTACGCCAGGACCTTCTTCATGACTTCCCGGTAGCTCTCCTCGACATTGCCGAGGTCGCGGCGGAAGCGGTCCTTGTCGAGCTTCTCGCGGGTCTTCTTGTCCCACAGGCGGCAGCCGTCCGGGGTTATCTCGTCCCCGAGGAGCACCTCCCCCTTATGCCGCCCGAACTCCAGCTTGTAGTCGACGAGCAGTATGCCGCGCTCGTCGAAGAACTTCGTCAGGTGCCCGTTTATCTCCATCGCCGTGTCGGTCATTATCTTTAGCTCTTCGGCCGTGGCGAAGCCCATTGCCCTGACGACGTAGCCGTTTATAAAGGGGTCCCCGAGCTCGTCGCTCTTGTAGCATAGCTCCAAGACGGTCTCCTTCAGTTCGGTCCCCTCCTCCACGCCGAGCCGCTTTGCGAGGCTTCCGGCCACGAGGTTACGGATAATCACCTCGACCGGGATTATTTCGAGCTTCTTAACGAGCATCTCGCGCTCGGAGAGTTTCTCGACGAAGTGGCTCTTTATGCCTTTTTCCGCGAGGAACTCGAATATCCTCGACGAGACGGCGTTGTTTACGACCCCCTTCTCCACGATGGTCCCCTTCTTCTTGCCGTCGAAGGCCGTGGCGTCGTCCTTGAAGTGCATGATGCTCAGCTCCGGGTCGTTGGTCGAGTATATTATCTTGGCCTTGCCCTCGTATAGCTCTTCTTTTTTTTCCGTTTTTTCCATCTTCTCCATCCGCCTACCTTTTTTTGAAGACCCTGTTGAATATGTAGTCCACGTGTTTTGTGTATGGCTTCAGGTCGAAGCACCGCTCGATCTCGCGGGGTTTCAGTCTCGCCCTGACCTCTTTATCTTTCAGGAGGAGCACCTTGAACTCATTATCCCCCCTCCCCACTCCGGCCTTCCAGACCCGCATGGCGCTCAGCTGGACGACCTTGTAGGCGTCCTCGCGGGTCATGCCCTTATCGATGAGAGTAAGGAGCACCTTCTGGGAGAAGATAAGCCCCCCGAGCCCGTCCATGTTCCTCCGCATGTTCTCCGGGTAGACGACGAGCCCCTCCATGAGCCCCGTGAACCTCGCGAGCATGAAGTCCATGAGGACCGTGGCGTCCGGGGCTATGACCCTCTCCACCGACGAGTGGCTTATGTCGCGTTCGTGCCAGAGCGGTATATTCTCCATCGCGCTCTGGGAGTATCCCCGGACGAGCCTGGCGAGCCCGGTAAGGTTCTCCGAGAGCACGGGGTTACGCTTGTGCGGCATGGCCGAGGAGCCTTTCTGTCCCTTCGTAAAGGGCTCTTCGACCTCGAGCACCTCGGTCCTCTGAAGGTGACGTATCTCGACTGCGAACTTCTCTATCGACGAGGCGACCAGGGCAAGCGTTGTAAAAAACTCCGCGTGCCTGTCCCTCTGGACCACCTGCGTGGCGACGGGCTCGGGCTTAAGGCCGAGCTTCCTCAAGACCCGGCTCTCGATCGACGGCGGTATGGTGGAAAACGTCCCCACGGCCCCGGAGAGCTTTCCGTACGAAATGACCTCCCTTGCCCTCTTAACGCGTTCGAGGTTCCGTTGCATCTCATCGTACATGAGCGCCACCTTGAGGCCGAAGGTGGTGGGCTCTGCGTGTATTCCGTGCGAGCGGCCGACCATGACGGTAAACTTATGCTCCCGCGCCCTCTTCTTCAGCACCTTAAGGAGCGCCCCGATATCCTCTATTATGAGGTCCGAGGCCTCTTTAAGGAGTAGCGCCAGCGAGGTGTCGAGTACGTCCGAGGAGGTAAGGCCCATGTGTATGTAGCGCGAGTCCGGGCCCACGTAGCCGGCGACGTTCGTCAGGAAGGCTATGACGTCGTGCTTTACGGTCCGCTCTATCCGGTCTATCCCCTTTACGTCGAAGCGCGCCTTCCGCTTAATCGTCCGGAGCGACTTTAACGGTATCCTCCCTTTTTTCTGCCACGCCTCGCAGACGGCAAGCTCCACCTCGAGCCATTTGGAGAACCTGTTTTCCGGCTCCCATATGCGCGTCATCTCCGCTCTTCCGTACCGTTC encodes:
- the purB gene encoding adenylosuccinate lyase; protein product: MIERYGRAEMTRIWEPENRFSKWLEVELAVCEAWQKKGRIPLKSLRTIKRKARFDVKGIDRIERTVKHDVIAFLTNVAGYVGPDSRYIHMGLTSSDVLDTSLALLLKEASDLIIEDIGALLKVLKKRAREHKFTVMVGRSHGIHAEPTTFGLKVALMYDEMQRNLERVKRAREVISYGKLSGAVGTFSTIPPSIESRVLRKLGLKPEPVATQVVQRDRHAEFFTTLALVASSIEKFAVEIRHLQRTEVLEVEEPFTKGQKGSSAMPHKRNPVLSENLTGLARLVRGYSQSAMENIPLWHERDISHSSVERVIAPDATVLMDFMLARFTGLMEGLVVYPENMRRNMDGLGGLIFSQKVLLTLIDKGMTREDAYKVVQLSAMRVWKAGVGRGDNEFKVLLLKDKEVRARLKPREIERCFDLKPYTKHVDYIFNRVFKKR
- a CDS encoding methylenetetrahydrofolate reductase; this translates as MENESRLKRALDSGEFVVTAEICPPRGTDVKGFLDKARLLKDRIVAANVTDNQRAVMRLSSLACSALLIKEDIEPVFQMTCRDRNRLAIQSDLLGAWVLGVRNVLALTGDHVSFGDHREAKAVFDMDSVQMVYTIGRLNSGKNLKDRELRGGTGFFTGAVVAPEAEPFGPEGLKFRKKVAAGAKFFQTQAIFDMDAFKSFFDEAEKLGAKVLGGILLLKSAKMARYLNENVQGVKVPPGLIEELEAAPDQLRKGCEIASRQLSELKEFCHGAHIMAIGREESVVEIMEGA
- the purC gene encoding phosphoribosylaminoimidazolesuccinocarboxamide synthase; this translates as MEKTEKKEELYEGKAKIIYSTNDPELSIMHFKDDATAFDGKKKGTIVEKGVVNNAVSSRIFEFLAEKGIKSHFVEKLSEREMLVKKLEIIPVEVIIRNLVAGSLAKRLGVEEGTELKETVLELCYKSDELGDPFINGYVVRAMGFATAEELKIMTDTAMEINGHLTKFFDERGILLVDYKLEFGRHKGEVLLGDEITPDGCRLWDKKTREKLDKDRFRRDLGNVEESYREVMKKVLA
- a CDS encoding DUF4234 domain-containing protein, with product MRCPRCKGNNDDAARYCSLCGNELPHGAHGARGERAASEGGEGGDGGIAALGEMAVVQLVFFSLFTFGIYSAVWFLKRLEAINNLRSEVKIGEEPFGFIIAGSIVNIGLVLFVAASGEPAESLSTENILMASDLLGIAVQVTMIVQCFKLRSALVDHTGGELHISWVWTILFTVFYLQHKINRLMEQSGNESERIYHP
- a CDS encoding thermonuclease family protein, translating into MEKRRKLPVLIVTSVLLLLYVSYIAVQRRPVQVEENVWHYSVKKVIDGDTIAVYGGERVRYVGIDTPERGEPFYREATERNRALVLGGAGGGGGGGGRVRLVVCGEEPRDKYGRLLGWVYAGGVQVEEVLLREGLARTLTIPPCGLKKEKEYSGYQREARSRGLGIWGGKGGGPEATPPPPSR
- the purQ gene encoding phosphoribosylformylglycinamidine synthase subunit PurQ, with amino-acid sequence MRFGIVVFPGSNCDHDCYHAAKHVMGQEAEYVWHKTRELGKFDCLILPGGFSYGDYLRPGSIAEYSPIMEEVKSFADRGGYVVGICNGFQILTETGLLPGALMRNRGLKFICEYVSLRVENDSTPFTGAYKEGQVVRIPIAHADGNYFADDETLERLEKNGQVVFRYSTPDGRVVPEANPNGALGNIAGIINEAGNVMGMMPHPERASEAELGSTDGRGVFESVIASLGVRG
- the purS gene encoding phosphoribosylformylglycinamidine synthase subunit PurS, with protein sequence MKANVYITLKSGVLDPQGKAVVGALKSMEFGEVKELRIGKFMEVELDCASAEEAETRLRDMCEKLLANTVIEDFRIEIVDGGGGK